The segment CGCCGGGCAGCTTGGACGCCAATTTCTCCGCGTATTCCGCCACGTTGGGATGGAGATAAATCGTCGTCGTGTGTTGCAACATCTCCGATTGCCTCCCGGCCGCGGCGACGACGTGCGGATGGCAGTGGCCCACGCTCACGGTGACGATGCCGCCGATGGCATCGAGGTAGCGCGTGCCCGCCTCGTCCCACACGTATTGCATCCGCCCCTCCACGATCATGAGGGGCTTTTTGTAGTAGAGAAAAATGCCGGGGTTCAGGAACTCCCTGCGCAATCGCAGCACCTCCTCCGGCGGCAGGCCTTCATAATGGCGTGGGGCATGACCGCATGGCGGCAACTCGGGGCATTTCATCGGGAAAGCGGATTTGCATGCACGCTACACGAAGGCGGCGAAAAGGCGAAGCTTGCGCAGCAAATCCCGCCTTCCGGCATTTTCGCGGCGGATTGCAGTCGCGGTGCCGGCCCGGTTAAACTCCACCCATGAACAACCAGCAAACCTCACCCAACCCGGATTCCCCGGTTTTCAGTCGCACGACGTCCACTCCGGCGGATGCTACGGCCGCGCGTTTGATGGAAGTTGCAAAGGAGAACGGTTTCGGCACGCTCCACAGCTACGATCTCAAGCAGATCCTAACCTCCAAAGGTTTTCCGCAGACGAAAGCCTGTCACGTGCTTGAAGTTTGCAATCCCGCGCAGGCGAGCAAAGTTCTGGCGGCCGATTACGGCATGAACATCATGCTTCCCTGCCGTATTTCGGTGTATGAAGACGATGGAAAGACGGTCATTGCGATGGCGCGCCCTGCCTCGCTGATCGGCCTTTTTGCGCCGAAGGCGGAACTGCAGGCCGTCGCGCGGGAGGTGGAGTCCACGATGGTGAAAATCATCGAGGATACGGCGGGCGGATCGTGATCTCTCCGAAGTTGCGGCGATCCGCCGCGCGCAAATCCGGACGAAGGCTCAGCCTGCG is part of the Chthoniobacterales bacterium genome and harbors:
- a CDS encoding DUF302 domain-containing protein — its product is MNNQQTSPNPDSPVFSRTTSTPADATAARLMEVAKENGFGTLHSYDLKQILTSKGFPQTKACHVLEVCNPAQASKVLAADYGMNIMLPCRISVYEDDGKTVIAMARPASLIGLFAPKAELQAVAREVESTMVKIIEDTAGGS